One part of the Vitis riparia cultivar Riparia Gloire de Montpellier isolate 1030 chromosome 6, EGFV_Vit.rip_1.0, whole genome shotgun sequence genome encodes these proteins:
- the LOC117915865 gene encoding UDP-glycosyltransferase 71K1-like has translation MKKAELVFVSVAGRGHLVSTVEFAKRLIQRDDRFSVTILSINSPFGPDAHGYNKSHLAFEPGLSLIDLPPQDPPPPYLKKSIAQFLSVYIESYIPHVKDAIINLKSTRPLAGVVLDFICISMIDVANELGLPSYLFLTSGAALVSLMLYLPTRHTQISTAFEDADPELVIPGFINPVPVSVLPESLRNKHGGYAAFIKVAQRFREAKGIIINTFTELEPFLVGSFSDGQAPPVYTVGPVLDLEGQAHSSADRADHDKVTAWLDTQPESSVVFLCFGSLGTFDVPQVREIALGLERCSHRFLWSLRRPPPDGKFGRPSEGTNLDEMLPEGFMERIGGKGMICGWAPQVKVLAHEAIAGFVSHCGWNSILESVWNSVPIVTWPLYAEQKLNAFEMVKELGLAVEMRLDSRYDGDVVMAEEIDGAVRRVMEADSTVRKMVKEMGEKSRRALMEGGSSYNSFERLIHAMINTQ, from the coding sequence ATGAAGAAAGCAGAGCTGGTGTTTGTCTCGGTAGCAGGCCGCGGTCACCTTGTATCAACTGTAGAATTCGCAAAACGCTTAATCCAAAGGGATGATCGCTTTTCGGTCACCATCCTCTCCATCAACTCCCCATTCGGCCCCGACGCGCATGGATACAACAAATCACACCTTGCTTTTGAACCCGGTCTCAGTTTGATCGATCTCCCTCCACAGGATCCCCCTCCACCTTACCTTAAAAAATCCATTGCACAATTCCTGTCAGTTTACATCGAGAGTTACATTCCTCATGTGAAAGACGCCATCATCAACCTCAAATCAACTCGGCCTCTCGCTGGGGTAGTCCTTGATTTTATATGCATCTCAATGATTGATGTGGCCAACGAACTGGGTCTTCCCTCATATCTGTTTCTAACCTCTGGTGCTGCTCTTGTTAGCCTCATGCTCTACCTTCCCACCCGCCATACACAAATCAGCACTGCCTTTGAGGACGCGGATCCTGAGTTGGTGATTCCAGGTTTCATAAACCCGGTTCCGGTTAGCGTTTTGCCTGAATCACTGAGGAACAAGCATGGTGGTTATGCCGCTTTTATAAAGGTTGCTCAGAGGTTTAGAGAGGCTAAGGGCATTATAATCAATACATTTACTGAGTTGGAGCCTTTCTTAGTGGGTTCCTTCTCCGACGGCCAAGCTCCTCCAGTGTACACGGTCGGACCAGTGCTTGACCTCGAGGGTCAGGCCCATTCTAGTGCAGACCGGGCTGACCATGATAAGGTCACGGCCTGGCTTGACACTCAGCCGGAATCCTCTGTGGTGTTCCTATGCTTTGGGAGTCTGGGCACCTTTGATGTACCCCAGGTGAGAGAGATCGCGCTTGGACTTGAGCGCTGCAGCCACAGGTTCCTGTGGTCTTTACGTCGGCCACCGCCAGATGGGAAGTTCGGTCGCCCGAGTGAAGGCACGAATCTGGATGAGATGTTGCCAGAAGGGTTCATGGAGCGTATCGGAGGAAAAGGAATGATCTGCGGTTGGGCACCACAAGTGAAAGTTCTGGCCCACGAAGCCATTGCTGGGTTTGTATCCCACTGCGGGTGGAACTCAATCTTAGAAAGTGTGTGGAACAGTGTGCCAATAGTCACATGGCCACTTTACGCAGAACAAAAGTTGAATGCATTTGAGATGGTGAAAGAACTAGGATTGGCAGTGGAGATGAGATTAGACTCCAGGTACGACGGAGATGTTGTGATGGCGGAGGAGATAGATGGAGCCGTAAGACGTGTGATGGAGGCTGATAGCACAGTGAGAAAGATGGTGAAAGAGATGGGAGAGAAGAGTAGGAGGGCTCTGATGGAGGGTGGATCTTCATACAATTCGTTTGAACGGTTGATCCATGCGATGATAAATACCCAGTAA
- the LOC117917150 gene encoding UDP-glycosyltransferase 71K1-like, which produces MQKAELVFVPTPGAGHYISAVEFAKRLIHTDDRFSVTILHMRSSLHPHTDPYNTSLLASETHLRIIDLPPVDPPPSHLIHKSVEHYILLYFESFIPHVKDAITHLMSNPDSVPLAGLILDFFCLPMIDVAKELGLPSYLYLTSGAGFLGLMLYLPTRHSQIGTEFEDSDPDLELRSFVNPVPVRVLPEAVSNKHGGYAAYIKVAQRFREARGIIVNTFSELEPYAVESFADGQTPPVYTVGPVLDLGGQAHSCSDRVDHGKIMGWLDAQPESSVVFLCFGSMGTFDAPQVREIALGLERSGHRFLWALRLLRLDGKLGGSSDGTELSDILPEGFLDRIGERGMICEWAPQMEALSHKSIGGFVSHCGWNSILESIWNSVPVATWPMYAEQQLNAFGLVKELGLAVEMRLDYRQIGGEVVMAEEIDGAIRCVMEHDSMVRKKVKEMGEMSRRAVMDGGSSSKSLGRLIADIINHPQFPTNTN; this is translated from the coding sequence ATGCAGAAAGCAGAGCTGGTGTTCGTCCCAACTCCCGGCGCCGGTCACTACATATCCGCCGTAGAGTTCGCAAAGCGCTTAATCCACACAGACGATCGCTTCTCTGTTACCATACTCCATATGCGTTCATCACTCCATCCCCATACAGATCCATACAACACATCTCTCCTTGCCTCTGAAACCCATCTCCGTATCATTGACCTCCCTCCTGTAGATCCACCTCCATCCCATCTAATCCACAAATCTGTAGAACACTATATACTACTTTACTTTGAAAGCTTCATCCCTCATGTCAAAGATGCCATCACCCACCTTATGTCAAATCCAGACTCAGTCCCACTCGCCGGGTTAATCCTTGATTTCTTCTGTCTTCCCATGATTGATGTGGCCAAGGAACTGGGCCTCCCTTCTTATCTATACCTCACCTCTGGTGCTGGTTTTCTTGGCCTCATGCTCTACCTCCCAACTCGCCATAGCCAAATCGGCACTGAGTTTGAAGACTCGGATCCTGATCTGGAGCTCCGGAGTTTCGTCAACCCAGTTCCTGTTCGCGTTTTGCCTGAAGCCGTGAGTAACAAGCATGGTGGTTACGCTGCTTACATAAAGGTTGCTCAGAGGTTCAGAGAGGCTAGGGGCATTATAGTAAATACGTTTTCCGAGTTGGAGCCTTACGCCGTTGAGTCGTTCGCCGATGGTCAGACCCCCCCGGTGTACACGGTAGGACCGGTTCTTGACCTCGGGGGTCAGGCTCATTCCTGTTCAGACCGGGTTGACCACGGTAAGATCATGGGGTGGCTTGACGCTCAGCCGGAATCGTCCGTGGTGTTCCTCTGCTTTGGAAGCATGGGGACCTTCGACGCGCCCCAGGTGAGGGAGATCGCCCTTGGGCTCGAGCGCAGCGGCCACAGGTTCCTCTGGGCCCTGCGTCTGCTGAGGCTCGATGGCAAACTCGGTGGAAGCTCTGATGGCACGGAACTCAGCGATATCTTGCCTGAGGGGTTCCTGGATCGAATCGGAGAGAGGGGAATGATCTGCGAGTGGGCACCGCAAATGGAAGCGCTGAGCCACAAATCAATCGGAGGGTTCGTATCCCACTGCGGGTGGAACTCCATCTTAGAGAGCATATGGAACAGTGTACCGGTGGCGACCTGGCCCATGTATGCAGAACAGCAGCTGAATGCCTTTGGACTGGTGAAGGAACTGGGATTAGCAGTGGAAATGAGACTGGACTATCGACAGATTGGGGGAGAAGTAGTAATGGCGGAAGAGATAGATGGTGCAATAAGATGTGTGATGGAGCATGATAGCATGGTGAGGAAAAAGGTGAAAGAAATGGGAGAGATGAGCAGGAGGGCTGTGATGGACGGtgggtcttcctccaagtcccTTGGACGCCTGATCGCGGATATCATTAATCATCCCCAGTTCCCGACTAACACTAACTAG